Proteins encoded together in one Caballeronia sp. NK8 window:
- a CDS encoding OprD family outer membrane porin has translation MKKQKRSLALSILLFSGVMAAAVAAHADETDAQPPSRHTEAPPDSPPNTEADAPVSSQAKSKGFIEDSHLNILARSFTEHDEFKGAGKKDAWVLGAQAVFESGYTKGLIGLGGDVSLFGAFKLNGGNGAGNRVHVGTDGGGSNQLAWAYPGVWDVKARVSNTVLKYGQQLFDNPFLVPHDNRALPPTYRGFSLASDEIKNLTVKAGTVDGVIARGMTTVTGLTTEYGGTHVSQFTYFGGDWTRGDDTAVSLYGSVANNVWQQYYLTATQSIGDPKSIRWTGSLNYYYTGAIGDKRQGSINNNAYSLALAGTHGAHTLQFAFQQIVSDQTFDYMGQSAGDYLSNSLDVDYNQPHEKSVSLSYTLNMKEYGMPGFKFTLWSAYGWGADGSSMANSGTAQAANYVINGEPLHGTHYEIGVIPSYTIPDGKFKNTSIKFYYMHHHSNSAYYPDGTSDVYRLMVNVPVNVF, from the coding sequence GTGAAAAAACAAAAACGTTCACTCGCGCTATCGATTTTGCTGTTCAGTGGTGTCATGGCTGCCGCAGTCGCCGCGCACGCCGATGAAACCGATGCCCAGCCGCCTTCGCGCCACACCGAGGCGCCGCCGGATTCGCCGCCCAATACCGAAGCGGACGCGCCGGTGAGCAGCCAGGCGAAATCGAAGGGTTTCATCGAGGACTCGCATCTGAATATCCTCGCGCGTTCCTTCACCGAACATGACGAGTTCAAGGGCGCGGGCAAGAAGGACGCCTGGGTGCTTGGCGCGCAGGCGGTATTCGAATCGGGCTATACGAAGGGGCTGATCGGGCTGGGCGGCGATGTGTCGCTGTTCGGCGCGTTCAAGTTGAACGGCGGCAACGGCGCGGGCAATCGCGTGCACGTCGGCACGGACGGCGGCGGATCGAATCAGCTCGCGTGGGCGTATCCGGGCGTGTGGGACGTAAAGGCGCGCGTGTCGAACACGGTGCTCAAATACGGTCAGCAACTCTTCGACAACCCGTTCCTCGTGCCGCACGACAACCGCGCGCTGCCGCCGACCTATCGCGGCTTCTCGCTCGCGAGCGACGAGATCAAGAACCTGACGGTGAAGGCCGGCACGGTGGACGGCGTCATCGCGCGCGGCATGACGACTGTTACCGGTCTCACGACTGAATACGGCGGCACGCACGTCTCGCAGTTCACGTACTTCGGCGGCGACTGGACGCGCGGCGACGATACCGCGGTTTCGCTGTACGGCAGCGTCGCGAACAACGTGTGGCAGCAGTACTATCTGACGGCGACGCAGAGCATCGGCGACCCGAAGAGCATCCGCTGGACCGGCTCGCTGAACTACTACTACACGGGCGCGATCGGCGACAAGCGGCAGGGTTCGATCAACAACAACGCGTACTCGCTGGCGCTCGCCGGCACGCACGGCGCGCACACGCTGCAGTTCGCGTTCCAGCAGATCGTGAGCGATCAGACCTTCGACTACATGGGCCAGTCGGCGGGCGATTACCTCTCGAATTCGCTCGATGTCGACTACAACCAGCCGCACGAAAAATCCGTGAGCCTGTCTTACACGCTGAACATGAAGGAGTACGGCATGCCGGGCTTCAAGTTCACGCTGTGGAGTGCGTATGGATGGGGCGCGGATGGCAGTTCGATGGCCAACAGCGGCACCGCGCAGGCCGCCAACTACGTGATCAACGGCGAACCGCTGCATGGTACGCACTACGAAATCGGCGTGATCCCGAGTTACACGATCCCCGACGGCAAGTTCAAGAACACGTCTATCAAGTTCTACTACATGCATCACCACAGCAACAGCGCGTACTATCCGGACGGCACCAGCGACGTGTACCGCCTGATGGTCAACGTTCCCGTGAACGTCTTCTGA
- a CDS encoding NnrS family protein: MKIAEPNAVFIAAPEGRKPEHRRRLALFDLGFRPFYLCGAAFGALALTIWLLVLAGVPLFGGYLLRADPIGWHAHEMVFGFAAAIVVGFLLTAVRAWTGRDTAKGAALASLALLWLAGRVLVWSGPALPAAVVDSVFLPVAALLLLRVLVKAGNRRNYFIAAVLLAFGALNAAFHAFSIDARPDLAMRTVYASAGIVVLLVGVIGGRVIPMFTANAIPGFVARRWRFVELTVAPLTLAAFFADAFALDGAIVAPLALLACGVHLARMTGWRSYAVRGRPILAILHLAYAWLPLGFAMLALSALGWARVPHSLAMHAFAAGAIGGAIIAMITRTARGHTGRPLVADRRDVTCYALVMAAGALRVFGPLVAPSWHSAWIFAAGICWVAAFTLYVASYAAPLARPREDGKPG; encoded by the coding sequence ATGAAGATCGCAGAACCGAACGCCGTTTTCATCGCAGCGCCGGAAGGGCGAAAGCCTGAACATCGGCGGCGCCTCGCGCTGTTCGATCTCGGCTTTCGGCCGTTTTATCTGTGCGGCGCGGCGTTCGGCGCGCTCGCCCTGACGATCTGGCTGCTCGTGCTCGCGGGCGTGCCGCTCTTTGGCGGCTATCTGTTGCGCGCGGACCCGATCGGTTGGCACGCGCATGAAATGGTGTTCGGTTTCGCGGCGGCGATCGTCGTCGGCTTTCTGCTGACGGCGGTGCGCGCGTGGACCGGGCGCGATACCGCGAAAGGCGCGGCGCTCGCCTCGCTCGCACTGCTCTGGCTCGCGGGCCGCGTGCTCGTGTGGAGCGGACCGGCGCTGCCGGCTGCGGTCGTCGACAGCGTGTTCCTGCCCGTCGCGGCGCTCTTGCTGCTGCGCGTGCTCGTGAAGGCGGGCAACCGGCGCAACTATTTCATCGCTGCCGTGTTGCTGGCGTTCGGCGCGCTGAACGCCGCCTTCCATGCCTTCTCGATCGACGCGCGCCCCGATCTCGCGATGCGCACCGTGTACGCATCGGCGGGCATCGTCGTGTTGCTGGTCGGCGTGATCGGCGGACGCGTTATCCCGATGTTCACCGCCAACGCGATCCCCGGCTTCGTCGCGCGACGCTGGCGCTTCGTCGAACTGACGGTCGCGCCGCTCACGCTCGCGGCGTTCTTCGCCGACGCCTTCGCGCTCGATGGCGCGATCGTCGCGCCGCTCGCCTTGCTGGCGTGCGGCGTGCATCTCGCGCGGATGACCGGCTGGCGCTCCTATGCAGTACGCGGACGCCCTATTCTCGCGATCCTGCATCTCGCGTATGCATGGCTGCCGCTCGGGTTTGCGATGCTCGCGCTCTCCGCCCTCGGATGGGCGCGCGTGCCGCACAGCCTCGCGATGCACGCGTTCGCGGCCGGCGCGATCGGCGGCGCGATCATCGCGATGATCACGCGCACCGCGCGCGGACATACGGGCCGCCCGCTCGTCGCGGACAGGCGCGACGTTACGTGTTACGCGCTCGTGATGGCGGCGGGCGCGCTGCGCGTGTTCGGTCCGCTCGTCGCGCCGTCGTGGCATTCGGCATGGATCTTCGCCGCCGGCATCTGCTGGGTGGCCGCGTTCACGCTGTACGTTGCGAGTTACGCGGCGCCGCTCGCCCGGCCGCGCGAAGACGGCAAGCCGGGTTGA
- the oxlT gene encoding oxalate/formate MFS antiporter, translated as MGMNQMGREDKVSRLASPWVQLVFGVICMAMIANMQYGWTLFVNPIDEKYHWGRAAIQVAFTIFVVTETWLVPVEGYLVDKYGPRPVVVGGGLLCAIAWALNSVASSLPLLYFAAAVGGVGAGAVYGTCVGNALKWFPERRGLAAGITAAGFGMGSAATVVPIAHMIKSSGYEATFLWFGLGQGLVVFLLGMALFAPPEKMIASVKSAVKTAVYNASPKQVLASPIFWVMYLMFVMMAAGGLMATAQLGPIAKDFGLHDSPVSLLGLTLPALTFALTIDRVLNGLTRPFFGWVSDRIGRENTMFIAFAIEAVGIVMLSKYGHNPVAFVVLTGIVFFAWGEIYSLFPATCGDTFGPKFAATNAGLLYTAKGTAALLVPFSSVITSMTGSWHAVFMLAAGMAAISALLALFVLKPMRNAHSQKHARATSLDMPYSPVKD; from the coding sequence ATGGGAATGAACCAGATGGGCCGCGAAGACAAGGTGTCGCGCCTGGCGTCGCCGTGGGTGCAGTTGGTTTTCGGCGTGATTTGCATGGCGATGATCGCCAACATGCAGTATGGCTGGACACTCTTCGTCAATCCGATCGACGAGAAGTATCACTGGGGTCGCGCGGCCATCCAGGTTGCGTTCACGATCTTCGTCGTGACGGAAACCTGGCTCGTGCCGGTGGAAGGCTATCTCGTCGACAAGTACGGGCCCAGGCCCGTCGTGGTCGGCGGCGGCCTGCTATGCGCGATTGCGTGGGCGCTCAACTCGGTGGCGTCGTCGCTGCCGCTGCTGTACTTCGCGGCGGCGGTCGGCGGTGTCGGCGCGGGCGCGGTGTACGGCACGTGCGTCGGCAATGCGCTGAAGTGGTTCCCGGAGCGGCGCGGGCTGGCTGCGGGCATCACGGCGGCGGGCTTCGGGATGGGCTCGGCTGCGACCGTCGTGCCGATCGCGCACATGATCAAGTCGAGCGGCTATGAAGCGACGTTCCTGTGGTTCGGTCTCGGCCAGGGGCTCGTCGTGTTCCTGCTCGGCATGGCGCTGTTTGCGCCGCCCGAGAAGATGATCGCGTCGGTGAAAAGCGCCGTCAAAACGGCGGTCTACAACGCGAGCCCGAAGCAGGTGCTGGCGTCGCCGATCTTCTGGGTCATGTACCTGATGTTCGTGATGATGGCCGCCGGCGGCCTGATGGCGACGGCGCAGCTCGGGCCGATCGCGAAGGACTTCGGCCTGCATGATTCGCCCGTGTCGCTGCTCGGTCTGACGCTTCCCGCGCTGACCTTCGCGCTGACCATCGATCGCGTGCTCAACGGGCTGACGCGGCCGTTCTTCGGCTGGGTATCGGACCGGATCGGGCGGGAGAACACGATGTTCATCGCGTTCGCGATCGAGGCGGTCGGCATCGTGATGCTGTCGAAGTATGGGCACAATCCGGTGGCGTTCGTGGTGCTGACCGGCATCGTGTTCTTCGCGTGGGGCGAGATCTACAGCCTCTTCCCGGCGACGTGCGGCGACACCTTCGGACCGAAGTTCGCGGCGACCAACGCGGGTCTGCTCTACACGGCGAAAGGCACGGCAGCGCTGCTGGTGCCGTTCTCGAGCGTCATCACGTCGATGACGGGGAGCTGGCACGCGGTGTTCATGCTGGCCGCTGGCATGGCGGCGATATCGGCGCTGCTCGCGCTCTTCGTGCTGAAGCCGATGCGCAACGCACATTCGCAGAAGCATGCGCGCGCTACATCGCTGGACATGCCGTATTCGCCCGTGAAGGATTGA
- a CDS encoding carboxymuconolactone decarboxylase family protein translates to MQPRLDFYKASPAAIKALVGVEERIAKSALEKSLTELVRLRASQINGCAFCVDMHTTDARKGGETDRRLATVVVWRETPFFTDRERAALEWTEALTLVSHDHVPDAVWEAVKPHFSDEEIVDLTLLVSAINSWNRFAIAFRKTPA, encoded by the coding sequence ATGCAACCCCGTCTCGACTTCTACAAAGCCAGCCCCGCCGCAATCAAGGCGCTCGTCGGTGTCGAAGAGCGCATCGCGAAGTCGGCGCTCGAAAAATCGCTGACCGAACTGGTGCGCCTGCGTGCATCGCAGATCAACGGCTGCGCGTTCTGCGTCGACATGCACACGACCGATGCGCGCAAGGGCGGCGAAACGGACCGCCGTCTGGCGACGGTGGTCGTGTGGCGCGAAACGCCGTTCTTCACCGATCGCGAGCGCGCCGCGCTGGAGTGGACCGAAGCGCTGACGCTCGTGTCGCACGATCACGTGCCCGACGCCGTCTGGGAAGCCGTGAAGCCGCATTTCAGCGACGAGGAAATCGTTGACCTGACGCTGCTCGTCTCCGCGATCAATAGCTGGAACCGCTTTGCGATCGCGTTCCGCAAGACGCCGGCGTGA
- a CDS encoding cupin domain-containing protein produces MRMRKILVVAAALMLGAANAGAHDTTGAEIVTPVMKQAIPEAASKNVLMATVSYKPGQASEAHMHPGSIFAYVLEGHVTSQLEGSAAKTYGPGESWYEPPGAHHIVSKNASATKPAKLLVFAVVGENDPVKQPIPH; encoded by the coding sequence ATGAGAATGCGCAAGATTCTCGTCGTCGCGGCCGCGCTGATGCTCGGCGCGGCCAACGCCGGCGCGCACGACACGACCGGCGCGGAGATCGTCACGCCGGTGATGAAGCAGGCGATTCCGGAAGCCGCCAGCAAGAACGTGCTGATGGCGACGGTCTCGTACAAACCAGGACAGGCGTCCGAAGCGCATATGCATCCGGGGTCGATTTTCGCGTACGTGCTGGAAGGCCATGTGACTTCGCAGCTCGAAGGATCGGCGGCGAAGACGTATGGTCCGGGCGAATCGTGGTACGAGCCGCCGGGGGCGCATCACATCGTCTCGAAGAATGCGAGCGCGACGAAACCGGCGAAGCTGCTCGTGTTCGCGGTCGTCGGCGAGAACGATCCGGTCAAGCAGCCGATTCCGCATTGA
- a CDS encoding ABC transporter ATP-binding protein, which yields MPLLEVNDLQVEFRTHDAAVRAVNGVNFTLEEGETLGIVGESGSGKSQSVLAMLGLLASNGRARGRAMYRGENLIGLSDRAMNRIRGNRLSMIFQDPMSSLNPYLTIERQMTEVLELHKNVTRREAKKRAISMLEAVRIPEAAHRIGQYPHELSGGMRQRVMIAMALLCEPEVLFADEPTTALDVTVQAQILQLLRNLQHDFGTSIVLITHDLGVVAGLCEKVMVMYGGRVMEQCDAATLFAKPSHPYTIGLLRAVPRLDHDGGELTGIPGNPPNMAQPPAGCPFHERCADASDECAVDAPALKAVGPGWLRACHRPVHQITKETSHA from the coding sequence ATGCCGCTACTCGAAGTCAATGACCTGCAGGTCGAATTCAGAACGCACGACGCCGCCGTGCGCGCGGTGAACGGCGTCAACTTCACGCTGGAAGAGGGCGAAACGCTCGGCATCGTCGGCGAATCGGGCTCGGGCAAGAGCCAGAGCGTGCTCGCGATGCTGGGGCTGCTCGCATCGAACGGGCGCGCGCGCGGCCGTGCGATGTATCGCGGCGAGAATCTCATCGGCTTGTCGGATCGCGCGATGAACCGCATCCGCGGCAATCGTCTCTCGATGATCTTCCAGGATCCGATGAGCTCGCTCAATCCGTATCTGACGATCGAGCGGCAGATGACCGAAGTGCTGGAACTGCACAAGAACGTCACGCGCCGCGAAGCGAAGAAGCGCGCGATTTCGATGCTCGAAGCCGTGCGGATTCCGGAGGCGGCGCATCGCATCGGGCAGTATCCGCACGAGCTGTCGGGCGGCATGCGCCAGCGCGTGATGATCGCGATGGCCTTGCTGTGCGAGCCCGAAGTGCTCTTCGCCGACGAGCCGACCACCGCGCTCGACGTCACCGTGCAGGCGCAGATCCTGCAATTGCTGCGCAATCTGCAGCATGACTTCGGCACGTCGATCGTGCTGATCACGCACGATCTCGGCGTGGTCGCCGGACTGTGCGAAAAGGTGATGGTGATGTACGGCGGCCGCGTGATGGAGCAGTGCGACGCGGCCACGCTGTTCGCGAAGCCTTCGCATCCGTACACCATCGGTCTTTTGCGCGCGGTGCCGCGACTCGACCACGACGGCGGCGAGCTGACCGGCATTCCCGGCAATCCGCCGAACATGGCGCAGCCGCCGGCGGGCTGTCCGTTTCACGAACGCTGCGCGGATGCCAGCGACGAATGCGCCGTCGATGCGCCTGCGCTGAAGGCCGTCGGACCGGGCTGGCTGCGGGCTTGTCATCGTCCGGTTCATCAGATCACGAAGGAAACGAGCCATGCCTGA
- the hmpA gene encoding NO-inducible flavohemoprotein — MLSAEHRAIVKATVPLLESGGEALTRHFYNKMLTEYPEVRPMFNQAHQASGAQQRALANGVLMYARHIDQLEKLGGLVGQIINKHVALNIQPEHYPIVGSCLLASIREVLGEEIATDAVIDAWAAAYGQLADLLIGLEEGIYSEREQAPGGWRGTRRFVVARKEKESDEITSFYLVPEDGGALLDFHPGQYIGLRVLIDGEELRRNYSLSAAPNGHEYRISVKREANGKVSNFLHENVRERDVLELYPPAGDFKLEQSEKPLVLISGGVGITPTLAMLQAALETKRPVHFIHSARHGGVHAFRAVIEDLAARHPQLKRFYCYEHKRDGDHEAHGIGFVDEKLLDTWLPKNRDVDAYFLGPKAFMKAVKKHLKTLGVPEAQSRFEFFGPAAALD, encoded by the coding sequence ATGCTGTCAGCAGAACATCGCGCCATCGTCAAGGCAACCGTCCCCCTCCTGGAAAGCGGCGGTGAAGCGCTCACCCGGCACTTCTACAACAAGATGCTCACCGAGTACCCCGAAGTGCGCCCGATGTTCAATCAGGCGCATCAGGCCAGCGGCGCGCAGCAGCGCGCGCTCGCCAACGGCGTGCTGATGTACGCGCGGCATATCGATCAACTGGAGAAGCTCGGCGGGCTCGTCGGCCAGATCATCAACAAGCACGTCGCGCTGAATATCCAGCCGGAGCATTATCCGATCGTCGGAAGCTGCCTGCTCGCGTCGATCCGCGAAGTGCTCGGCGAGGAGATCGCGACCGACGCCGTCATCGACGCGTGGGCCGCCGCCTATGGGCAACTCGCCGATCTGCTGATCGGGCTGGAGGAAGGCATCTACAGCGAGCGCGAACAGGCGCCGGGCGGATGGCGCGGCACGCGGCGTTTCGTCGTCGCGCGCAAGGAAAAGGAGAGCGACGAAATCACCTCGTTCTATCTCGTGCCCGAAGACGGCGGCGCGCTGCTCGACTTTCATCCGGGTCAGTACATCGGTCTGCGCGTGCTCATCGACGGTGAGGAACTGCGCCGCAATTACTCGCTGTCCGCCGCGCCCAACGGCCACGAATATCGCATCAGCGTGAAGCGCGAAGCAAATGGCAAGGTGTCGAACTTTCTGCATGAGAACGTGCGCGAACGCGACGTGCTGGAGCTCTACCCGCCCGCCGGCGATTTCAAACTCGAGCAAAGCGAGAAGCCGCTCGTGCTGATCAGCGGCGGCGTCGGCATCACGCCGACGCTCGCGATGCTGCAGGCCGCGCTCGAAACGAAGCGTCCGGTCCACTTCATCCACTCGGCCCGGCACGGCGGCGTGCATGCGTTCCGCGCGGTCATCGAGGATCTGGCGGCGCGCCATCCGCAGCTCAAGCGCTTCTACTGCTACGAGCACAAGCGCGACGGCGATCACGAAGCGCACGGCATCGGCTTCGTCGATGAAAAGCTGCTCGACACGTGGCTGCCGAAGAACCGCGATGTCGACGCGTATTTCCTCGGACCGAAGGCGTTCATGAAGGCCGTGAAGAAGCATCTGAAGACGCTCGGCGTGCCCGAGGCGCAAAGCCGCTTCGAGTTCTTCGGCCCGGCTGCGGCGCTCGACTGA
- the norR gene encoding nitric oxide reductase transcriptional regulator NorR, which produces MVDSTLVKRTAYVVAMTSRVLLDALVPLIEDLSSAMPDTERYRRLLHTLRALFPGDATALLRLDGDTLVPLAIDGLSSDTLGRRFRVSEHPRFARILASEEPTRFAAGSDLPDPYDGLVKGVSGHLEVHDCLGCPLFINGHAWGVLTLDALDPARFDGIDMASLQAFLSLAAATVSVAERIDSLARTSEAERQRAEVYRQASGPRRREMIGSSEPHNRLQEEIAIVASSDLTVLITGETGVGKELVASEIHALSPRADKPLVSLNCAALPDTLVESELFGHVRGAFSGASSDRRGKFELADGGTLFLDEVGELPLPVQAKLLRVLQNGQLQRIGSDSEHKVDVRLIAATNRDLAEEVRAGRFRADFYHRLSVYPLVVPPLRERGRDVLLLAGYFLEENRSRLGLLSLRLSADAQAALLAYRWPGNVRELEHLIGRSALKALAAHRERPRILTLTADDLTLSGGGPPGTPAIAPTTPALPAPGADFRDAVSAYERTLILDALKRHDQNWASAARELGMDRANLNRLAKRLGLK; this is translated from the coding sequence ATGGTCGATTCGACTCTAGTCAAAAGGACTGCCTACGTAGTCGCAATGACTTCGCGCGTGCTGCTCGACGCCCTCGTTCCGCTGATCGAGGACCTGTCGAGCGCGATGCCCGACACCGAGCGCTACCGGCGTTTGCTGCACACGCTGCGCGCGCTCTTTCCCGGCGACGCCACCGCGCTGTTGCGGCTCGACGGCGACACGCTGGTGCCGCTCGCCATCGATGGTCTGTCGAGCGATACGCTCGGACGGCGCTTTCGGGTGAGCGAGCATCCGCGTTTCGCGCGCATTCTCGCGAGCGAGGAGCCGACGCGCTTCGCCGCCGGCTCCGATCTCCCCGATCCCTACGATGGCCTCGTGAAAGGCGTGAGCGGCCATCTGGAGGTGCACGATTGCCTCGGCTGCCCGCTCTTCATCAACGGGCACGCCTGGGGCGTCCTGACGCTCGACGCGCTCGATCCCGCGCGCTTCGACGGCATCGACATGGCGTCGCTGCAGGCCTTTCTCAGCCTCGCGGCGGCGACCGTGAGCGTGGCCGAGCGCATCGACAGCCTCGCACGAACGAGCGAGGCCGAGCGCCAGCGCGCGGAGGTGTATCGGCAGGCAAGCGGCCCGCGGCGGCGCGAGATGATCGGCAGCAGCGAGCCGCATAACCGCTTGCAGGAGGAGATCGCGATCGTCGCGTCGAGCGATCTCACCGTGCTCATCACCGGCGAGACGGGCGTCGGCAAGGAACTCGTCGCGAGCGAGATCCACGCGCTCTCGCCGCGCGCCGACAAGCCGCTCGTCAGCCTGAACTGCGCGGCGCTGCCCGATACGCTGGTCGAAAGCGAGCTTTTCGGGCATGTGCGCGGCGCGTTCTCGGGCGCGTCGTCGGACCGGCGCGGCAAGTTCGAACTCGCCGATGGCGGCACGCTCTTTCTCGATGAAGTCGGCGAACTGCCGTTGCCGGTGCAGGCGAAGCTTCTGCGCGTGCTGCAGAACGGCCAGTTGCAGCGCATCGGCTCCGACAGCGAGCACAAGGTCGACGTGCGGCTGATCGCCGCCACGAATCGCGATCTCGCCGAGGAAGTGCGCGCGGGGCGGTTCAGGGCGGATTTCTATCATCGGCTGTCGGTGTATCCGCTGGTGGTGCCGCCGCTGCGTGAGCGTGGCCGCGACGTATTGCTGCTCGCAGGCTACTTTCTAGAGGAGAACCGCTCGCGTCTCGGTCTGCTGAGCCTGCGTCTTTCCGCCGATGCCCAGGCCGCGCTGCTCGCGTACCGCTGGCCCGGCAACGTGCGCGAGCTGGAGCATCTGATCGGGCGCAGCGCGTTGAAGGCGCTGGCGGCGCATCGGGAGCGCCCGCGCATCCTGACGCTGACCGCCGACGATCTCACGCTGTCCGGCGGCGGCCCGCCCGGCACGCCAGCGATCGCGCCCACCACGCCGGCGTTGCCCGCGCCGGGCGCTGACTTCCGCGATGCGGTGAGCGCGTACGAGCGCACGCTCATCCTCGACGCGCTCAAGCGTCACGATCAGAACTGGGCATCGGCCGCGCGCGAGCTCGGGATGGATCGCGCGAATCTCAACCGGCTGGCGAAGCGGCTCGGCCTCAAATGA
- a CDS encoding ABC transporter permease produces MLEKAVAGRSPWQDARARFLRNKAAVVSLALLVLITLACIIGPWLLPNAFDSTDWNATGTPPTLANWHLFGTDDTGRDLLVRCLVGGRVSLMIGALATLTSVTLGIVWGAIAGFVGGRVDNAMMRVVDMMYAIPYLLIAILMVTLLGREFYLVVITITIFSWMDMARVVRGQTLSIRSKEYVEAARAIGVPTRRIIARHVVPNLLGIVAIYTTVTVPGVILTESVLSFLGLGVQEPMTSWGVLIQDGVGVMESAPWILLFPAALLSITLYCINFVGDGLRDALDPKDR; encoded by the coding sequence ATGCTCGAAAAGGCGGTCGCGGGCCGCAGTCCGTGGCAGGACGCGCGCGCGCGTTTCCTGCGCAACAAGGCCGCGGTCGTGAGCCTCGCCTTGCTCGTGCTGATCACGCTCGCGTGCATCATCGGGCCGTGGCTCCTGCCGAACGCGTTCGATTCCACCGACTGGAACGCGACCGGCACGCCGCCCACGCTCGCGAACTGGCATCTGTTCGGCACCGACGACACCGGCCGCGATCTGCTCGTGCGCTGCCTCGTCGGCGGACGCGTGTCGCTGATGATCGGCGCGCTCGCCACGCTCACGTCGGTCACGCTCGGCATCGTGTGGGGCGCGATCGCGGGCTTCGTCGGCGGGCGCGTCGATAACGCGATGATGCGCGTCGTCGACATGATGTACGCCATTCCGTATCTGCTCATCGCGATCCTGATGGTGACGCTGCTCGGCCGCGAGTTCTATCTCGTCGTGATCACCATCACGATCTTCTCGTGGATGGACATGGCGCGCGTCGTGCGCGGCCAGACGCTCTCGATCCGCTCGAAGGAGTACGTCGAGGCGGCGCGCGCGATCGGCGTGCCGACGCGGCGCATCATCGCGCGGCACGTGGTGCCGAATCTGCTCGGCATCGTCGCGATCTACACGACCGTGACCGTGCCCGGCGTCATTCTCACGGAATCGGTGCTGTCGTTTCTCGGTCTCGGCGTGCAGGAACCGATGACGAGCTGGGGCGTGCTGATCCAGGACGGCGTCGGCGTGATGGAATCCGCGCCGTGGATTCTGCTGTTCCCGGCGGCGTTGTTGTCCATCACGCTTTACTGCATCAACTTTGTCGGCGACGGGCTGCGCGACGCGCTCGATCCGAAGGACAGGTGA
- the oppF gene encoding murein tripeptide/oligopeptide ABC transporter ATP binding protein OppF, protein MPDATILSVRDMRVHFQVKPKNRLPWAPRRTLKAVDGVSFDLKAGETLGVVGESGCGKSTLSRAILNLIPATAGDIVWMGAKLSGASTREWHRVRGDVQMIFQDPLASLDPRMTIGQIIAEPLVEHRPGMNKLEVDVRVRAMMAKVGLREQMINRYPHEFSGGQCQRIGIARALIVEPKLVICDEPVSALDVSIQAQIVNLLKSLQKEMRLALIFIAHDLAVVRHISDRVMVMYLGRVMELADKHALYDTPRHPYTRALLSAVPVPDPAVERAKTVQILSGDIPSPIDPPSGCVFHTRCPMAQARCSQEVPALRTLGTDSSAACLFA, encoded by the coding sequence ATGCCTGACGCGACGATTCTTTCCGTGCGCGACATGCGCGTGCATTTTCAGGTGAAGCCGAAGAACCGCCTGCCGTGGGCGCCGCGCCGCACGCTGAAGGCGGTCGACGGCGTGAGCTTCGATCTCAAGGCGGGCGAGACGCTCGGCGTCGTCGGCGAATCGGGTTGCGGCAAGTCCACCTTGTCGCGCGCGATCCTGAACCTCATTCCCGCGACCGCCGGCGATATCGTATGGATGGGCGCGAAGCTGTCGGGCGCATCGACGCGCGAATGGCATCGCGTGCGCGGCGACGTGCAGATGATCTTTCAGGACCCGCTCGCGTCGCTCGATCCGCGCATGACGATCGGGCAGATCATCGCGGAGCCGCTCGTCGAGCATCGGCCCGGCATGAACAAGCTCGAGGTCGACGTACGCGTGCGCGCGATGATGGCCAAGGTGGGCCTGCGCGAGCAGATGATCAACCGCTATCCGCACGAGTTCTCGGGCGGGCAGTGCCAGCGCATCGGCATTGCGCGCGCGCTGATCGTCGAGCCGAAGCTCGTCATCTGCGACGAACCCGTGTCCGCGCTCGATGTGTCGATCCAGGCGCAGATCGTCAATCTGCTCAAGTCGCTGCAGAAGGAGATGAGGCTCGCGCTCATCTTCATCGCGCACGATCTGGCCGTGGTGCGCCACATCTCCGATCGCGTGATGGTGATGTACCTCGGCCGCGTAATGGAGCTCGCGGACAAGCACGCGCTCTACGACACGCCGCGCCATCCGTACACGCGCGCGCTGCTGTCGGCGGTGCCGGTGCCCGATCCGGCGGTCGAGCGCGCCAAGACCGTGCAGATCCTGTCGGGCGATATTCCGAGCCCGATCGATCCGCCTTCGGGCTGCGTGTTCCATACGCGCTGTCCGATGGCGCAGGCGCGCTGCTCGCAAGAAGTGCCCGCGCTGCGCACGCTCGGAACCGATTCGTCCGCGGCGTGCCTGTTTGCGTAA